The Verrucomicrobiia bacterium genome includes a window with the following:
- a CDS encoding prepilin-type N-terminal cleavage/methylation domain-containing protein, protein MRIEWRDESKHPCAAAYTLAEVMVAVLVLAVISTAFYGGLSFGFSVVESSREELRATQILMQKVEGLRLISWDNLQNITFQEVYDPLGLSNNSGGLVYTGTIVTNADSSIPNSSSYLPNMRLVTVTVNWTNYNGSKRIVQTRQMQTQVARYGLQNYVYGVKP, encoded by the coding sequence ATGAGAATTGAATGGCGAGATGAAAGCAAACACCCCTGCGCGGCGGCCTACACCCTGGCGGAAGTGATGGTGGCGGTGCTCGTTCTGGCAGTGATTAGTACTGCCTTTTACGGAGGCCTCTCTTTTGGATTCAGCGTTGTAGAGTCCAGCCGCGAAGAACTCCGGGCCACACAGATTCTGATGCAAAAAGTCGAGGGGTTGCGCCTCATTTCCTGGGATAATTTGCAGAACATTACCTTCCAGGAAGTTTATGATCCTCTCGGCCTCTCCAACAACAGCGGCGGGCTTGTTTATACCGGAACCATTGTAACCAACGCAGACAGCTCGATCCCCAATTCTTCCTCATACCTGCCCAACATGCGGCTGGTGACGGTCACGGTGAACTGGACCAATTACAACGGCAGCAAACGCATCGTCCAGACTCGCCAGATGCAGACCCAGGTGGCCCGCTACGGCCTGCAGAACTACGTCTATGGCGTCAAACCATGA
- a CDS encoding type II secretion system protein, whose protein sequence is MQIRLAQKPQKANTLIEVVLATAILAIMGAGVVGSINYGLFIVRVARENQRATQILLERLESIRLYNWTQVTTSGFIPTSFTESYDPQSPTTPGITYYGSLGISNVNLGSSYSTNLRQFTVSLLWTNMGGVSHQRSVSTYVARDGMQNYVY, encoded by the coding sequence ATGCAAATTCGTCTAGCCCAAAAGCCCCAGAAAGCGAACACGCTCATTGAGGTGGTGCTGGCGACGGCTATCCTTGCTATCATGGGCGCCGGGGTGGTGGGCTCGATCAATTACGGCCTGTTTATCGTGCGCGTGGCCCGCGAAAACCAGCGCGCCACTCAGATTCTCCTCGAACGCCTCGAAAGCATCCGCCTCTATAACTGGACCCAGGTCACCACAAGCGGCTTTATCCCAACCAGTTTCACCGAATCTTACGACCCCCAATCGCCGACCACGCCGGGCATCACCTATTACGGCTCCCTGGGCATCAGCAACGTCAACCTCGGCAGTTCTTATAGCACCAATTTGCGGCAGTTTACCGTCTCCTTGCTGTGGACCAATATGGGCGGCGTTTCCCATCAACGCAGCGTCAGCACCTATGTCGCCCGCGATGGGATGCAGAATTATGTCTATTAA
- a CDS encoding DUF2961 domain-containing protein: protein MKTPSLFSATILGCLLLCSPGPGQARAAQPALTYVDLVDHLTDLQRLATLPPEGDLCSQWSSYDRKSRYDAVTDKYVNWDANGDGNGFIRKEDGKFVLAEMQGPGCIWRIWSATPAQGHVRIYLDGAAEPAVDLPFKGYFDGNNAPFTRSAIVHTVSRGWNNYTPIPYQTSCKIVADPGWGQYYHFTYETFPPHTQVPTFKRDLAPDESAALDRANDILTQCGSAASAPAPGQKTIEKSLRLSPGGTATLARLKGPEAITRLRMKLDLPPAPADRDILRSLVLQIRWDGEKEPSVWAPLGDFFGTAPGANPYRSLPLGLTTDGWWYCNWYMPFAKNAVIQLVNEGAKPQRIAFQLQHAPLSLPVRQLARFHAKWHRDAFLPTEKERAIDWPLLKTTGQGRFVGVMLHIWNPRGGWWGEGDEKFFVDGEKFPSTFGTGSEDYFGYAWSNPSPFQHAYHNQTHNDGNSKGHISVNRWEIPESVPFQKSFEGCIEKYYSNQRPTLYATMAYWYLAPGGSDPYRPVPLNQRIGYDIPIQTQASKIPGALEGETLKVLSKTGGDPQPQDMTGFGGQWSNDSHLWWIHAKPGDHLELALPVSKPGKYNLAMQFTKAPDYAVVQLYLDDQKLGDPIDLYNPGVVPSGVLPMGTRELSAGQHRLKVEILGANEKAIKNFMFGLDYVKLEKLSNPY, encoded by the coding sequence ATGAAAACCCCATCGCTGTTTTCCGCAACAATCCTCGGTTGCCTGCTGCTCTGTTCACCCGGTCCCGGGCAAGCCCGCGCAGCCCAACCCGCGCTGACCTATGTCGATCTGGTTGACCATCTCACAGACCTCCAGCGCCTCGCCACTCTCCCGCCCGAGGGGGACCTTTGCAGCCAATGGTCCAGTTACGATCGCAAAAGCCGCTATGATGCTGTCACCGATAAATACGTGAACTGGGACGCCAACGGCGACGGCAACGGATTCATCCGCAAGGAAGACGGCAAATTCGTCCTGGCAGAGATGCAAGGGCCGGGCTGCATCTGGCGGATATGGTCTGCCACACCCGCCCAAGGCCACGTGCGCATTTACCTCGACGGCGCTGCCGAGCCCGCCGTCGATCTGCCTTTCAAAGGCTATTTCGATGGCAACAACGCGCCCTTTACCCGCTCCGCCATCGTCCACACCGTCTCACGCGGCTGGAATAATTACACACCTATCCCATACCAAACCTCGTGCAAAATCGTCGCCGACCCCGGCTGGGGCCAGTATTACCATTTTACCTACGAAACCTTTCCCCCGCACACTCAGGTCCCGACGTTCAAGCGTGATTTGGCGCCCGACGAATCGGCAGCCCTGGACCGGGCAAACGACATCCTGACTCAATGCGGGTCCGCCGCCTCGGCGCCCGCCCCCGGCCAAAAAACTATCGAGAAATCGTTGCGCCTGTCCCCAGGCGGCACCGCCACCCTGGCCCGTCTCAAAGGCCCCGAGGCAATCACCCGCCTCCGCATGAAATTGGATTTGCCCCCAGCCCCTGCAGACCGCGACATCCTCCGCAGCCTCGTCCTGCAAATCCGGTGGGACGGCGAAAAGGAACCGAGCGTCTGGGCGCCCTTGGGCGATTTCTTTGGGACTGCGCCAGGCGCCAACCCGTACCGGTCGCTGCCCCTCGGGTTGACCACCGATGGCTGGTGGTACTGCAACTGGTACATGCCATTCGCCAAAAACGCTGTCATCCAATTGGTCAACGAGGGCGCAAAACCGCAGCGCATCGCTTTTCAACTCCAGCATGCCCCGCTCTCACTCCCCGTCCGCCAACTGGCCCGTTTTCATGCCAAGTGGCACCGCGATGCCTTTCTTCCAACAGAAAAAGAACGGGCCATCGATTGGCCGCTTCTGAAAACCACAGGCCAGGGCCGCTTTGTGGGCGTCATGCTCCACATCTGGAACCCGCGCGGAGGGTGGTGGGGGGAAGGCGATGAGAAGTTTTTTGTCGATGGCGAGAAATTCCCCTCGACCTTCGGCACCGGCTCGGAGGATTACTTCGGCTATGCCTGGAGCAACCCCAGCCCTTTCCAGCACGCTTATCACAATCAAACCCACAACGACGGCAACAGCAAAGGCCACATCTCCGTCAATCGCTGGGAGATACCCGAAAGTGTGCCTTTCCAGAAATCGTTCGAGGGTTGCATCGAGAAATACTACTCCAATCAACGCCCCACGCTCTATGCTACCATGGCTTATTGGTACCTGGCGCCTGGTGGGAGCGACCCCTATCGCCCCGTGCCCCTCAATCAACGCATCGGGTATGACATCCCCATCCAGACCCAGGCCTCCAAAATCCCCGGCGCACTCGAAGGCGAAACCCTCAAGGTCCTGTCCAAAACCGGCGGCGACCCCCAACCTCAGGATATGACTGGCTTTGGCGGCCAATGGAGTAATGACTCTCACCTGTGGTGGATTCACGCAAAACCAGGCGACCACCTCGAATTGGCTTTGCCCGTCAGCAAGCCCGGCAAGTACAACCTCGCCATGCAGTTCACCAAAGCCCCCGACTACGCTGTCGTCCAGCTTTACCTCGACGACCAAAAGCTCGGCGACCCCATCGATCTCTATAACCCAGGCGTTGTCCCAAGCGGAGTGCTCCCAATGGGAACGCGCGAGCTGAGCGCCGGACAGCATCGGCTCAAGGTCGAGATCCTCGGCGCCAATGAAAAAGCCATTAAGAATTTTATGTTCGGCCTTGATTACGTGAAACTTGAGAAGCTTTCAAACCCTTACTGA
- a CDS encoding substrate-binding domain-containing protein: MRRANSLLLLPFTLSFAVLLWTSCSKSGSSAQSTPGAAKPAKSSYTIGMSQCNLGEPWRVEMNAQIKAAADKHPNLSVVFKDAGNDTLVQRSHVEEFVSMGVDLIIISPKEAQPLTEPVARAMAAGIPVIVLDRSLIGTNFSCFIGADNKKIGHAAGEWIVKKLGGKGKLVELKGLMTSTPGQDRDSGFRDAIAGTGIDVIFEADMKWLEPEARQEMESALSRFPKIDCVYAHNDPGAHGAYRAAKAAGREKEMLFVGIDALPQEGVQYVKQGILDATFQYPTGGAEAIETALKILAGQTVPKHITLGSRLFDKENIAQGGQELK, encoded by the coding sequence ATGCGCCGTGCTAATTCCCTTCTCCTGCTCCCTTTCACCCTGTCTTTTGCTGTTCTCCTGTGGACCAGTTGCAGCAAATCCGGGTCAAGCGCCCAGTCCACCCCCGGCGCCGCCAAACCCGCAAAGTCCTCCTACACCATCGGCATGAGCCAATGCAACCTGGGCGAGCCCTGGCGTGTCGAGATGAACGCCCAAATCAAAGCCGCCGCCGATAAACATCCCAACCTCTCGGTTGTCTTCAAAGACGCCGGAAACGATACGCTCGTGCAACGGTCCCATGTCGAGGAATTCGTCAGCATGGGGGTCGATTTAATCATCATCAGCCCCAAAGAAGCCCAGCCCCTGACCGAGCCGGTGGCACGGGCAATGGCAGCGGGCATCCCTGTCATTGTCCTCGATCGCAGCCTTATCGGAACCAACTTTTCCTGCTTCATCGGCGCCGATAACAAAAAAATCGGCCACGCCGCCGGCGAGTGGATTGTCAAAAAGCTCGGCGGCAAAGGCAAGCTGGTCGAACTCAAGGGCCTCATGACCTCCACCCCCGGCCAGGACCGCGACAGCGGCTTTCGCGATGCCATCGCCGGCACTGGTATTGATGTCATCTTCGAGGCCGACATGAAATGGCTCGAACCCGAGGCGCGCCAGGAAATGGAATCGGCCTTGTCGCGTTTCCCCAAAATCGATTGCGTGTATGCTCATAATGACCCCGGGGCGCATGGGGCTTACAGGGCTGCTAAAGCCGCTGGGCGTGAAAAGGAAATGCTTTTCGTCGGCATCGACGCCTTGCCCCAGGAAGGAGTGCAGTATGTGAAGCAGGGCATCCTGGACGCCACATTCCAATATCCGACCGGCGGCGCCGAGGCAATCGAGACCGCTTTGAAAATCCTCGCAGGCCAAACCGTGCCCAAGCATATCACCCTGGGGTCGCGCCTGTTTGATAAAGAAAACATTGCCCAAGGCGGCCAGGAGTTGAAATGA
- a CDS encoding cytochrome c biogenesis protein ResB: MAARDRSSSPAIVASSTGAVPARNRKNGAPNRVARSQALAVDVPPPSKDHESTGAAWLKVLDPFLNPLITFFTSLRLTVVCLALGMILIFLGTMAQDPLGLYLVQDRFFRSFFVTGPAMAAAIKKTLEMGHIFLTPSTPTDIYYGSQWPVFPGGYLVGGVLLINLVASHFKRFTLRRDKAGIWMVHFGIILLLLGQLGTDILSRESMLHLREGQAKNYSESTRFVELAVIDTTDPDTDKVVAIPQPLLAKKKTIRDPELPFVIRTRDFFANSTIERRNPGDTTPPLATQGVASEVVVKELPHVTEMDRRDVRSAVVEVLTPQGASLGSWVVSEFLENPQTFTYNNRTYELLLRLQRFYRPFTLKLLKFRHDIYPGTDIPKNFSSLLLLQRPDTGESREVLIKMNSPLRYDGETYYQADWDHEDNKGTKLQVVHNPSWLTPYLACVLVGMGLVIQFMTHLLGFTFKRKTA; the protein is encoded by the coding sequence ATGGCTGCGCGCGATAGGTCATCCTCGCCTGCGATTGTTGCCTCCTCAACAGGCGCCGTTCCCGCTCGCAACCGAAAGAATGGAGCGCCAAACCGGGTTGCCCGCTCCCAAGCGCTGGCCGTCGATGTGCCCCCACCCAGCAAGGACCACGAATCGACCGGGGCCGCCTGGCTGAAGGTTTTGGACCCATTTTTAAATCCGCTCATCACCTTCTTCACGTCGCTGCGTCTCACGGTGGTCTGCCTGGCCTTGGGCATGATCCTGATTTTCCTGGGCACCATGGCCCAGGACCCGCTGGGCCTGTACCTTGTTCAGGATAGGTTTTTCCGCTCCTTTTTCGTCACGGGCCCCGCCATGGCGGCGGCTATCAAAAAGACCCTCGAAATGGGCCACATCTTTTTGACCCCTTCGACCCCCACCGATATTTATTACGGCTCGCAGTGGCCGGTCTTCCCCGGCGGCTACCTGGTAGGCGGCGTGTTGCTCATTAACTTGGTCGCCTCGCATTTCAAACGCTTCACCCTGCGCCGCGACAAAGCCGGGATTTGGATGGTCCATTTCGGGATCATCCTTCTCTTACTCGGCCAGCTTGGGACCGACATCCTTTCCCGCGAAAGCATGTTGCATCTGCGCGAAGGCCAGGCAAAAAACTATTCTGAATCCACCCGCTTCGTGGAACTGGCCGTCATCGATACTACCGACCCGGACACCGATAAAGTCGTGGCCATCCCGCAACCCCTCCTTGCGAAGAAGAAGACCATCCGCGACCCGGAACTGCCTTTTGTCATTCGCACGCGGGATTTCTTCGCTAATTCAACCATCGAACGCCGCAATCCGGGCGATACAACTCCGCCTCTGGCCACCCAGGGCGTCGCTTCTGAGGTCGTTGTGAAGGAGTTGCCCCACGTAACCGAAATGGACCGCCGCGACGTGCGCAGCGCGGTCGTCGAGGTCCTCACCCCGCAAGGCGCTTCCCTGGGCTCCTGGGTTGTCTCTGAGTTTCTTGAGAACCCGCAAACCTTTACCTATAACAATCGCACCTACGAACTGCTGCTGCGCTTGCAGCGCTTTTACAGGCCCTTCACTCTGAAGTTGTTGAAGTTCCGTCATGATATTTATCCCGGCACCGATATCCCGAAGAATTTCTCCAGCCTGCTCCTGTTGCAACGACCCGATACCGGCGAGAGCCGCGAGGTGCTCATTAAAATGAACAGCCCCCTGCGCTACGACGGCGAGACTTATTACCAGGCCGATTGGGACCACGAGGATAACAAGGGCACCAAACTGCAGGTGGTGCATAACCCGAGCTGGCTCACACCCTATCTGGCTTGCGTCCTGGTCGGGATGGGACTCGTCATTCAGTTTATGACTCACCTGTTGGGCTTCACTTTCAAACGCAAGACTGCGTGA
- a CDS encoding prepilin-type N-terminal cleavage/methylation domain-containing protein → MNLRTPQSRRRLFRAFTLVEILVATTLGMLVLAVVAMLSLYGARSLAALVNYTDLDTKSRYALDVISREIRQAKAVIAVQTNLPVMSLTLTNTDQSAIVKLTYDSNARTLVLSKTGQPDLTALTECDNWNFSLYQEAPTVTATNIIFYPATNNAGNLDPTLCKLINMSWKCSRQILAQKVNTESVQTAQIVLRNQH, encoded by the coding sequence ATGAACCTGCGAACCCCTCAATCCCGCCGCCGGCTCTTTCGCGCGTTCACCCTGGTTGAAATCCTGGTTGCCACCACCCTCGGCATGCTGGTTCTGGCTGTCGTCGCCATGCTCAGCCTTTATGGCGCGCGCAGCTTGGCCGCCTTGGTCAACTACACCGACCTCGACACAAAGAGCCGCTACGCCCTGGATGTCATTAGCCGCGAAATACGCCAGGCCAAGGCCGTCATTGCCGTTCAAACCAATCTCCCCGTCATGTCCCTCACCCTGACCAATACCGACCAATCCGCCATCGTGAAGCTCACCTATGATTCCAATGCCCGCACCCTGGTCTTGAGCAAAACAGGCCAGCCCGACCTGACAGCCCTCACCGAGTGCGACAATTGGAACTTTAGCTTGTACCAGGAAGCCCCCACCGTGACGGCCACAAACATCATTTTTTATCCTGCCACCAACAACGCCGGAAACCTCGACCCCACTCTCTGCAAGCTCATCAATATGTCATGGAAATGTTCACGCCAAATCCTGGCCCAAAAGGTCAATACCGAAAGCGTGCAAACCGCCCAAATCGTTTTGCGCAACCAACATTAG
- a CDS encoding response regulator has protein sequence MNRKRILIVDDDPVVLKALSMRLSGAGYDVLLADDGAAAVSVVRQNRPDLILLDISFPPDVFAGSVAWDGFLILEWLRRIDEAKNTPVIMISHIISAEIVEIAERARAAGAIEFFAKPVDTNRLIELVGRLLDPATVPEASGIT, from the coding sequence ATGAACCGCAAGCGCATCCTCATTGTTGACGACGACCCCGTAGTACTTAAGGCGCTGTCAATGAGGCTCTCTGGCGCGGGCTATGACGTCCTCCTGGCCGACGATGGGGCAGCGGCCGTGAGTGTTGTGCGTCAAAACAGGCCGGACTTGATTCTCCTGGATATCAGCTTCCCGCCCGATGTCTTCGCGGGGAGCGTTGCATGGGACGGCTTTCTGATCCTGGAATGGTTGCGCCGCATCGATGAGGCGAAAAACACGCCTGTCATTATGATCAGTCACATTATTTCGGCTGAAATTGTTGAGATTGCCGAAAGGGCGCGCGCGGCAGGGGCAATCGAATTCTTTGCCAAACCTGTCGATACCAACCGGCTCATCGAGCTGGTGGGAAGATTGTTGGACCCTGCGACCGTCCCGGAGGCCTCTGGGATTACCTGA
- a CDS encoding PEP-CTERM sorting domain-containing protein, which yields MIRRVIALAAVAGFVQTICLAQSSVNINYSGGSGSPNMVGLNQQPLASGNDVEIGYFDSSFNISLNAGNPSALQSARLSGGAWHVFGSTNISSNFLLPPGSFSSTATQPGATAANFATQPIDLWVFQTTDNAAPASNFSNVESYGIYSSSSAKWIFPTPGATPITENITTSDVNDFYAGSLIPGSPGSLELQAVPEPGALALAGLGLAAVLSRITRRYPLA from the coding sequence ATGATCAGGCGTGTCATTGCCTTGGCCGCAGTCGCGGGGTTCGTGCAGACAATCTGTCTCGCGCAGAGCTCGGTGAATATCAATTACAGCGGAGGCTCGGGCTCGCCAAATATGGTCGGTCTCAATCAGCAGCCGCTTGCCAGCGGGAACGACGTCGAAATCGGCTATTTCGATTCGAGCTTTAATATCTCGCTAAATGCCGGCAACCCTTCCGCTTTGCAGAGCGCCCGGCTTTCGGGCGGCGCATGGCACGTGTTCGGCTCGACGAACATCTCCAGCAACTTCCTATTGCCGCCGGGCTCATTTTCCTCGACCGCAACCCAGCCCGGGGCCACAGCGGCAAACTTTGCCACCCAACCCATCGACCTCTGGGTCTTCCAAACCACCGATAACGCAGCCCCGGCTTCCAATTTCAGCAATGTCGAATCCTACGGCATTTACTCCAGCTCCTCGGCTAAATGGATATTTCCAACACCGGGAGCAACTCCGATTACCGAGAATATCACCACATCAGACGTGAACGATTTCTACGCTGGCAGCCTCATTCCAGGCAGCCCCGGCAGTTTAGAACTGCAGGCCGTTCCCGAACCCGGCGCTCTGGCGCTGGCTGGATTGGGTCTCGCCGCGGTTCTGTCTCGGATCACCCGCCGCTACCCGCTCGCCTAG
- the ccsA gene encoding cytochrome c biogenesis protein CcsA — protein sequence MKFPFKIIPWCFVALFACEIVAVVLPKKDGEFHVREFGRLPVLLNGRVQPLDSVARNSLLQIRSTGDVPLEEVPSWKFWHHPKKLKASAWLLEVIARPETADTRSIFLIHNPDLLGDLKLQDKGLEKSGLRYYTFNDLKPLLSEIEDQSAKAAEVKNDEQRTPFQKQVLKLANAITLYQRLKVTIEPEGVDDFSKELAQFSQDLPQAQAAVRASETNTNFDKDILLRVAQPLQDFRLMARFGYPLIVPPLQRTTAPDNWQNAGTALLGSVTNNGVHPAMTYYAAMATAYGQNDAPAFNSAVDGYKDWLQKKGFAHELTKGRAEFYFNDVQAFLHAIIIYICAFLLALASILSMSVAPNLSESFRRSAFYLVILAGIVHTFGLVFRMVLEGRPPVTNLYSSAIFIGWATLVLGIIIERIYRVGIGSLVASLAGFVTLLIAQNLALGGDTMEMLRAVLDTNFWLATHVVVITLGYASTFFAGLLAVLYILLGVFTPALRNKIAPKNSGALAVAQNRPGNARAAASAGAVALSAAKRPKEMELGKALSKMVYGVVCFATLFSFVGTVLGGIWADQSWGRFWGWDPKENGALLIVLWNAIILHARWGGLVRDRGIMNLAIFGNIVTSFSWFGVNMLGVGLHSYGFMDAAFKWLMIFMGTQLALIALGSLPLHLWRSFRSKPTPTPTIGSRAPQAA from the coding sequence ATGAAATTCCCTTTCAAAATCATTCCCTGGTGCTTCGTCGCGCTCTTTGCCTGTGAGATCGTCGCCGTCGTGCTCCCTAAAAAAGACGGCGAGTTCCATGTCCGCGAGTTTGGCCGGCTGCCTGTCCTGCTCAATGGCCGCGTGCAACCGTTGGATTCCGTGGCGCGCAATTCCCTTCTCCAAATCCGCAGCACGGGTGACGTGCCCCTCGAAGAAGTGCCCTCCTGGAAATTCTGGCATCACCCAAAGAAGCTTAAGGCCTCTGCCTGGCTCCTCGAAGTCATTGCCCGTCCCGAAACCGCCGATACGCGCTCCATCTTCCTCATTCACAACCCCGATTTGCTCGGCGACCTCAAGCTCCAGGACAAAGGCCTCGAAAAATCCGGCCTGCGCTATTACACCTTCAACGATTTAAAACCGCTTCTGAGTGAAATCGAGGACCAAAGCGCTAAAGCCGCCGAGGTCAAAAATGACGAGCAACGGACGCCGTTCCAAAAGCAGGTCCTAAAGCTGGCCAATGCCATCACTCTTTACCAAAGACTCAAGGTCACCATCGAGCCCGAAGGGGTGGACGATTTTTCCAAGGAACTCGCCCAGTTCAGCCAGGACCTTCCACAGGCCCAGGCGGCGGTTCGGGCCAGCGAGACCAACACCAATTTCGATAAAGACATCCTGCTGCGGGTGGCTCAGCCCTTGCAGGATTTCCGCTTGATGGCACGCTTTGGCTACCCGCTCATCGTGCCGCCTCTCCAGCGGACCACCGCCCCCGATAATTGGCAGAATGCCGGCACTGCCCTCTTGGGCTCCGTCACCAATAACGGCGTGCATCCGGCCATGACCTACTACGCGGCCATGGCAACCGCATACGGACAGAATGATGCCCCGGCGTTCAACAGCGCGGTGGACGGTTACAAAGATTGGCTCCAGAAAAAGGGATTTGCGCATGAGCTGACAAAAGGCAGGGCAGAGTTCTATTTTAATGATGTCCAGGCATTCCTTCATGCGATCATTATTTACATCTGCGCCTTCCTCCTGGCTTTGGCCTCCATCCTCTCGATGAGCGTCGCTCCAAATCTATCAGAGTCTTTTCGCCGTTCGGCATTTTACCTGGTTATTCTCGCTGGAATCGTTCACACGTTTGGTTTGGTGTTCCGGATGGTCCTCGAAGGGCGCCCGCCGGTCACCAATCTCTATTCCTCGGCCATTTTCATCGGCTGGGCCACCTTGGTTCTGGGAATCATTATCGAGCGCATCTACAGGGTCGGCATCGGCAGCCTGGTGGCTTCTTTGGCCGGGTTCGTTACTTTGTTAATCGCCCAGAACCTCGCCCTTGGGGGGGATACGATGGAGATGCTCCGGGCTGTGCTCGATACCAATTTCTGGCTGGCAACGCATGTGGTCGTCATCACCCTGGGCTATGCCTCCACTTTCTTCGCTGGTTTGCTGGCAGTCCTCTATATTTTGCTCGGCGTATTTACCCCCGCCTTGCGCAATAAAATCGCGCCCAAAAACTCCGGGGCTTTAGCGGTTGCGCAGAATCGACCCGGCAACGCCCGGGCTGCCGCATCAGCAGGCGCAGTCGCCCTTTCAGCGGCCAAACGGCCCAAGGAGATGGAACTAGGCAAGGCCCTCAGTAAAATGGTCTATGGCGTTGTCTGCTTCGCCACGCTTTTTAGCTTTGTGGGCACGGTCCTGGGCGGCATCTGGGCCGACCAATCCTGGGGCCGGTTCTGGGGCTGGGACCCGAAAGAAAACGGAGCGCTTCTCATTGTCCTCTGGAACGCCATCATCCTCCATGCACGCTGGGGCGGCCTCGTGCGCGACCGCGGCATTATGAACCTGGCCATTTTTGGCAACATCGTCACGAGCTTCTCCTGGTTTGGCGTCAATATGCTCGGCGTGGGGCTGCACTCGTATGGATTTATGGACGCCGCCTTCAAATGGCTGATGATTTTCATGGGCACCCAATTGGCCCTCATCGCCCTCGGCTCTTTACCGCTTCACCTCTGGCGCAGCTTTCGCTCCAAACCCACCCCCACTCCAACCATCGGCTCCCGCGCCCCTCAAGCAGCGTAA
- the tnpA gene encoding IS200/IS605 family transposase, translated as MANTFTSLHYHIVFSTKNRETWIRQDAQERVWDYLGGIARENDLKPLIVGGVEDHVHMLVEIPPTIALSEALQRLKGGSSRWLKQNIPYCRGFGWQDGYGAFTVSKSQEPHIKRYIQNQREHHRKQTFQEEYRQLLNRHGISYDERYLLD; from the coding sequence ATGGCCAACACCTTCACCTCACTCCATTACCACATCGTATTCAGCACTAAGAATCGGGAGACCTGGATTCGCCAAGATGCGCAAGAGCGCGTTTGGGATTATCTGGGAGGAATTGCGCGCGAAAACGATTTGAAGCCTCTGATCGTTGGGGGAGTGGAAGACCATGTCCACATGCTGGTCGAAATCCCGCCGACCATTGCCCTGAGTGAGGCGCTCCAACGGCTCAAAGGTGGCTCTTCTCGATGGTTAAAGCAGAATATCCCGTACTGCCGCGGGTTTGGGTGGCAGGATGGTTACGGGGCATTCACTGTGAGCAAGTCGCAAGAGCCGCATATCAAGCGCTATATTCAAAACCAGCGGGAACATCACCGAAAGCAAACCTTCCAGGAGGAATATCGCCAATTGTTGAATCGTCATGGGATTTCATACGACGAACGGTATTTGTTGGATTGA